One part of the Thiomicrospira cyclica ALM1 genome encodes these proteins:
- a CDS encoding PhnD/SsuA/transferrin family substrate-binding protein, producing MASRRLLLVLASFAGLMLLAIVLFLLWLRPSLVTPVHVTSSAIEHANETSAAGLVLAVLPYEMPSQINQRFKPLTDYLSTLLQQPVQLYISQSYEDQIQRLSLGEVDLAYMGAAAFVKTQKNLARQEQSLQLIAAEASYRAAVVVHQDSAFKELADLKHHSLAFGSYHSYSGHFIIRQLLRLEEIYLTDLAFYNFLGRHERAIMSVVHQDYHAAATTEGLAQRFIDLGYPIRILRTSELLAPTVLVSNQNVSAAQRHLIIEALLFQQTSQHDFNFFEVDHQEFEEVERILNLIER from the coding sequence ATGGCTAGTAGGCGCCTGCTGCTAGTACTGGCGAGTTTCGCGGGGCTAATGCTGCTCGCAATTGTACTTTTCCTACTCTGGCTTAGGCCATCACTGGTCACTCCAGTGCACGTCACCTCGTCCGCCATAGAGCACGCCAACGAAACCTCAGCAGCAGGCCTGGTGCTGGCGGTGCTTCCCTATGAAATGCCCTCGCAAATAAACCAACGTTTTAAACCGCTCACGGACTATTTGTCGACCTTGCTGCAACAACCTGTGCAACTTTACATTAGTCAAAGCTACGAAGATCAGATTCAACGCCTAAGTCTAGGAGAGGTCGATTTGGCGTACATGGGTGCCGCTGCGTTTGTCAAAACGCAAAAAAACCTGGCTCGACAAGAACAAAGCTTACAACTAATTGCTGCCGAAGCCTCTTATCGTGCGGCGGTTGTGGTGCACCAGGACAGCGCTTTTAAAGAGCTTGCCGACCTAAAGCATCACAGCCTAGCCTTTGGTTCCTATCATTCGTATAGTGGTCACTTTATTATTCGTCAACTCTTACGCCTAGAAGAAATCTATTTAACCGACCTGGCTTTTTACAATTTTTTAGGTCGCCATGAACGAGCGATCATGTCCGTGGTGCATCAAGACTATCACGCAGCGGCCACCACCGAAGGCCTGGCGCAGCGCTTTATTGACCTGGGCTACCCGATTCGGATTTTACGCACCTCAGAATTGTTAGCGCCCACGGTATTAGTCAGCAACCAAAATGTGTCAGCCGCGCAACGTCACTTAATTATTGAAGCCTTATTATTTCAACAAACTAGCCAACACGACTTCAACTTTTTTGAAGTGGATCACCAAGAATTTGAGGAAGTTGAACGCATTCTCAATCTCATTGAACGCTGA
- a CDS encoding ATP-binding cassette domain-containing protein yields the protein MALLFLRDISLSFGAAPLLNKIHFQVETGERVCIVGRNGEGKSTLLKVIEGIQPADEGSRIVQDGVKIAKLQQDVPHDIQGSVFDVVALGLGDIGETLKAYHHAALEGDMDQLEKLQHKIEAQNGWDMNQQVDTILSKLDLPADDEFASLSGGMKRRVLLAQALIQKPDILLLDEPTNHLDIPSIQWLEGFVKNLRCALVFITHDRAFLQALATRIVEVDRGQLYSWDCDYATYLERKQAQLESEAKSNSEFDKKLAQEEVWIRQGIKARRTRNEGRVRALEKLRLERQARRSQQGSANLQVNVADTSGKKVIKIEHLCFGWPDKTIVQDFSTVIMRGDKVGLIGPNGCGKSTLLKLLLGQEQPQQGKVELGTNLQIAYFDQHRAKLNEELSVAENVMDSSDYVEINGQRKHIIGYLSDFLFAPDRARQPVKSLSGGERNRLLLAQVFAKPSNLLILDEPTNDLDVETLELLEDLLLNYQGTVLIVSHDRAFLNNVVTSSIVFDAPGLVNEYVGGYDDWLRQRPNLEANAGANKSSANKQTKNATQAPAPKTEKKLSYKDQREYDALPGLIEQLETQLETLSGQIAEPDFYQQEQTKIDKHLAKIQHKEQELEQAFERWEELEGLVNG from the coding sequence ATGGCTTTATTATTTTTACGCGATATCTCGCTCAGTTTTGGCGCCGCCCCGTTACTCAATAAAATTCACTTTCAAGTTGAAACCGGCGAACGTGTCTGTATCGTCGGGCGCAACGGTGAAGGCAAATCCACCCTGCTGAAAGTCATTGAAGGCATTCAGCCCGCCGACGAGGGCAGTCGTATCGTGCAAGATGGCGTGAAAATTGCCAAATTACAGCAGGACGTGCCGCATGATATTCAAGGCTCGGTGTTTGATGTGGTCGCGCTGGGGCTGGGCGATATTGGCGAAACCCTGAAAGCCTACCACCATGCCGCGCTCGAAGGCGATATGGATCAGCTAGAAAAACTGCAACACAAAATCGAAGCCCAAAACGGCTGGGACATGAATCAGCAGGTAGATACCATCCTGTCCAAGCTCGACCTGCCTGCGGATGATGAATTTGCTTCGCTGTCCGGCGGCATGAAACGCCGCGTGTTATTGGCTCAGGCGCTGATTCAAAAACCCGACATTCTCCTGCTCGATGAACCGACCAACCATTTAGATATTCCCTCCATTCAGTGGTTAGAAGGCTTTGTTAAAAATTTACGCTGTGCGCTGGTGTTTATTACCCATGACCGGGCATTTTTACAAGCACTGGCGACGCGTATCGTCGAAGTCGATCGTGGCCAACTTTATAGTTGGGACTGCGATTACGCTACCTATTTAGAACGCAAACAAGCGCAATTAGAATCCGAAGCGAAATCAAATTCCGAGTTTGATAAAAAATTAGCCCAAGAAGAAGTCTGGATTCGCCAAGGCATCAAAGCCCGCCGCACCCGCAACGAAGGTCGTGTTCGCGCACTGGAAAAACTGCGCCTCGAACGCCAAGCTCGCCGTAGCCAACAAGGCAGCGCCAATCTGCAAGTCAATGTTGCTGATACCTCTGGTAAAAAAGTCATTAAGATTGAACACCTCTGCTTTGGCTGGCCGGATAAAACCATTGTGCAAGACTTTTCAACGGTGATTATGCGCGGTGATAAAGTCGGTCTCATTGGCCCAAATGGCTGTGGCAAATCGACGCTATTAAAACTATTGCTGGGACAAGAACAGCCGCAACAAGGCAAGGTTGAACTCGGTACCAACTTGCAAATCGCCTACTTTGACCAGCACCGCGCCAAGCTAAATGAAGAATTATCGGTGGCGGAAAACGTCATGGATTCGAGCGACTATGTGGAAATCAATGGTCAGCGCAAACACATTATCGGCTACCTAAGTGATTTCCTGTTTGCACCAGATCGAGCGCGTCAGCCGGTCAAATCGTTGTCGGGTGGGGAACGTAATCGTTTATTACTCGCGCAGGTGTTTGCTAAGCCGTCGAATTTATTGATACTCGACGAACCCACCAACGACCTGGATGTTGAAACCCTGGAGCTATTGGAAGACCTGTTATTAAATTATCAAGGCACGGTGCTGATTGTCAGCCATGACCGCGCCTTTTTAAATAATGTGGTCACCAGCTCAATTGTGTTTGATGCACCAGGCCTGGTAAATGAGTATGTCGGCGGGTATGACGATTGGTTACGCCAACGCCCCAACCTTGAGGCGAATGCCGGCGCCAACAAAAGCAGCGCAAATAAACAAACCAAAAACGCCACGCAAGCCCCCGCGCCCAAAACTGAGAAAAAACTCAGCTATAAAGACCAGCGCGAATACGATGCCCTGCCCGGCTTAATCGAACAGCTCGAAACGCAACTTGAAACCCTGAGCGGCCAAATTGCCGAGCCGGATTTTTATCAGCAAGAACAAACCAAGATTGATAAACACCTGGCCAAAATTCAACATAAGGAACAGGAACTCGAGCAGGCCTTTGAACGCTGGGAAGAACTCGAAGGCTTGGTAAATGGCTAG